From Crateriforma spongiae, a single genomic window includes:
- a CDS encoding amidoligase family protein, with amino-acid sequence MNANDIAFGIEIETHMPGTDRTPIGGYHNGLPVAWLPAGWKAERDGSIRTPAGRKPCEFVSPVLRGYEGLANVETAVDAIKERGARVNESCGLHVTVSWNGDAAALARLISLIANHERAIYASTGTKRRERTHWAKQIKSYGNKDAAKTRCERDRYHLLNLTHLAAGRNRIEIRAFAGTLNKTKLIGYIQMILGLVEIALNTKRCSGWDYAKKPGTKSCWDRPDAGHGETELNRLFYRLGWTKGWYKGELRNKRFGELSSAEQTCDWKPVKKKLLELARKYDQAV; translated from the coding sequence ATGAACGCCAACGACATCGCCTTCGGTATCGAAATCGAAACCCACATGCCCGGCACCGACCGCACGCCGATCGGCGGATACCACAACGGGTTGCCGGTCGCTTGGCTGCCCGCGGGTTGGAAAGCAGAACGCGACGGCAGCATCCGCACGCCGGCCGGACGCAAACCATGCGAGTTCGTATCGCCGGTCCTTCGCGGCTACGAAGGACTCGCCAACGTAGAGACCGCGGTGGACGCGATCAAAGAACGCGGCGCGCGGGTCAACGAATCTTGCGGCCTGCACGTAACGGTTTCCTGGAACGGCGACGCCGCGGCTTTGGCCCGACTGATTTCGCTGATAGCGAACCACGAACGAGCCATTTACGCTTCGACCGGCACCAAGCGCCGCGAACGAACCCACTGGGCGAAACAAATCAAAAGCTACGGCAACAAGGACGCCGCGAAGACCCGCTGCGAACGAGACCGCTACCACCTTTTGAATTTGACGCACTTGGCCGCCGGCCGAAACCGGATCGAGATTCGCGCCTTCGCCGGAACGCTCAACAAAACGAAACTGATCGGATACATCCAGATGATTTTGGGCTTGGTAGAAATCGCCCTCAATACAAAACGCTGCAGCGGATGGGACTACGCCAAGAAGCCTGGCACGAAGAGTTGCTGGGACCGACCGGATGCCGGCCACGGCGAAACGGAACTCAACCGGCTCTTCTACCGCCTCGGTTGGACCAAGGGTTGGTACAAGGGCGAGCTTCGCAACAAACGCTTCGGCGAGCTTTCCTCCGCCGAACAAACATGCGATTGGAAGCCGGTCAAAAAGAAACTTCTTGAGTTGGCCCGCAAATACGACCAAGCGGTCTAA
- a CDS encoding terminase gpA endonuclease subunit: MATDPRRMKPSECCRTLNSTPLGEVINERQLYRYRTRAGNRIGDGTHVDLLRFTAWLVEERHRPKPPADEDPYGKVKDKARARNAAIALAGRDIGDLPVIEDPRRKAKAASSFRYFCEAYFSLTFHLQWSPDHLKVIERIEEAVVRGGLFSLAMARGSGKSSLAEVACIWAVLNGYRDFVCLIGSDEGHACDMLDSIKTELDANEILLADYPEVCFPIQALDGISNRANGQLYQGKRTQIGWTAKEVVLPTIANSKASGAIIKVAGLTGRIRGMKFKRPDGRTVRPSLVVLDDPQTDESARSLSQCANREAILAGAVLGLAGPGKKISGIMPCTVIRPGDMADNILDRDKHPEWNGARTRMVNSFPTNETLWERYAEIRAEGLRAGDGGAAGTEFYRQNRDAMDEGADVAWKERFNHDELSAIQHAMNLKLQDEAAFFAEYQNEPLPEERVDADQLTAEQVAGKINGLERRCVPISANHLTAFIDVQQKLLFYVVAAWEDDFTGYVLDYGAYPDQSRAYYTLRDARHTLATAADGTGLEGSIYAGLASLTEDLLGREWQRDDGAAMKIGRCLIDANWGHSTNVVYQFCRQSPHASILLPSHGRFVGASSNPFSEYKRRPGDRVGLNWRIPSVHGKRAIRHIIYDTNWWKSFTHARLAVAMGDRGCLSVYGNQAETHRMFAEQITAEYFIKTEGRGRTVDEWKARPEQPDNHWLDCLVGCAVAASMQGSLLFGTDVEPIRRRERVSFKELQKRKRN; this comes from the coding sequence GTGGCGACTGACCCGCGACGAATGAAACCGAGCGAGTGCTGCCGAACGCTCAATAGCACGCCGCTCGGTGAGGTGATTAACGAACGCCAGCTCTATCGCTATCGAACGCGAGCTGGCAATCGCATCGGAGACGGAACGCACGTTGACCTTCTCCGGTTTACCGCTTGGCTAGTCGAAGAACGCCACCGTCCGAAACCGCCGGCCGACGAGGATCCGTACGGCAAGGTCAAAGACAAAGCCCGCGCCCGCAATGCAGCGATCGCATTGGCCGGTCGCGACATCGGTGACTTGCCAGTGATCGAGGATCCGCGGCGAAAAGCGAAGGCCGCCAGTAGTTTTCGATACTTTTGCGAAGCCTATTTCTCGCTGACGTTTCATCTGCAATGGTCGCCGGATCACTTGAAGGTGATTGAGCGCATCGAAGAAGCGGTCGTTCGTGGTGGTCTGTTCTCACTCGCGATGGCTCGCGGTAGTGGAAAAAGTTCGCTGGCCGAGGTTGCGTGCATCTGGGCAGTGCTAAACGGTTACCGAGATTTCGTATGTTTGATCGGCAGCGACGAAGGCCACGCATGCGACATGCTCGACTCCATCAAAACGGAACTCGATGCCAATGAAATTTTGTTGGCCGACTACCCGGAAGTCTGCTTTCCAATTCAGGCGTTGGACGGAATCTCAAACCGAGCCAACGGGCAGCTCTATCAAGGCAAACGCACGCAAATTGGATGGACGGCGAAAGAAGTTGTCCTGCCAACCATCGCTAACAGCAAAGCGAGCGGTGCGATCATCAAAGTTGCCGGCCTGACCGGACGCATTCGTGGAATGAAGTTCAAGCGGCCCGATGGACGAACGGTTCGACCTTCGTTGGTCGTGCTCGATGACCCGCAAACGGACGAGTCGGCTCGTTCGCTTTCGCAATGTGCCAACCGCGAAGCGATCCTCGCCGGCGCGGTGCTCGGACTCGCCGGCCCAGGTAAAAAGATCTCGGGCATCATGCCCTGCACGGTCATTCGTCCCGGCGACATGGCCGACAACATTCTCGATCGCGACAAACATCCGGAATGGAACGGTGCGCGAACGCGAATGGTGAACTCATTTCCAACAAATGAAACGCTATGGGAACGCTACGCAGAAATCCGTGCCGAGGGTTTGCGCGCCGGCGACGGAGGCGCGGCCGGCACCGAGTTCTATCGTCAAAACCGCGATGCAATGGACGAAGGTGCCGACGTTGCCTGGAAGGAACGTTTCAACCACGACGAACTGTCGGCGATTCAGCACGCGATGAATTTGAAACTACAAGACGAAGCCGCCTTCTTCGCCGAATATCAAAACGAACCATTGCCGGAAGAACGCGTCGATGCCGACCAACTCACGGCCGAGCAGGTCGCTGGCAAAATCAACGGACTCGAACGACGCTGCGTTCCGATTTCGGCGAACCATCTCACCGCGTTCATTGACGTGCAGCAAAAGCTTTTGTTCTATGTGGTCGCCGCCTGGGAAGACGATTTCACGGGCTACGTTCTCGACTATGGAGCGTACCCTGATCAAAGCCGAGCGTATTACACGCTTCGCGATGCACGCCACACGCTGGCAACCGCCGCGGATGGCACGGGACTCGAAGGCAGTATCTACGCCGGCCTTGCATCACTCACCGAAGATTTACTCGGCCGTGAATGGCAACGCGACGATGGCGCGGCAATGAAGATTGGCAGGTGCTTGATTGATGCCAACTGGGGACACTCGACGAATGTGGTCTATCAATTCTGCCGGCAAAGCCCACACGCTTCGATCCTATTGCCTTCGCATGGTCGATTCGTCGGTGCGTCCTCGAATCCATTCAGCGAATACAAACGCCGCCCCGGCGACCGCGTTGGTTTGAACTGGCGAATCCCCAGCGTCCACGGGAAACGTGCAATCCGACACATCATTTACGACACGAACTGGTGGAAGTCGTTCACTCACGCGAGACTCGCGGTCGCAATGGGCGATCGTGGTTGCTTGTCCGTTTACGGAAACCAGGCCGAAACGCATCGCATGTTCGCCGAACAAATTACTGCAGAGTACTTCATCAAAACCGAGGGCCGCGGTCGGACTGTTGACGAATGGAAAGCCCGACCCGAACAGCCCGACAACCACTGGCTCGACTGCCTCGTTGGTTGTGCCGTCGCCGCTTCGATGCAAGGCTCGCTGTTGTTTGGCACCGATGTGGAACCAATCCGCCGACGCGAGCGAGTCAGTTTCAAAGAGCTGCAAAAACGAAAACGGAACTAA
- a CDS encoding phage portal protein, whose amino-acid sequence MKHWARADGLSSAAANSPDVRRTLRNRSRYEVANNSYARGITLTLANDVVGTGPRLQMLTADDAANRFVEQEFFAWAEAVGLAEKLRTMRLARVSDGESFGLLTSNERVDSTVKLDVRLIEADQVASPTLVADRSRYIDGIQFDVDGNPLSYDVLREHPGDVTFTIDEEFDTVPASAVLHYFRCDRPGQIRGIPDITPALPLFAQLRRFTLAVLAAAETAADFAGILYTDAPANGEADAAEPFEPIELEKRMLLTMPGGWKMAQMKSEQPSTTYAEFKKEILNEIARCLNMPFNVAAGNSSGYNYASGRLDHQTYFKSIRVEQTQLARVVLDRVLIAWLREAILIEGYLPNSLRTLDSTFEHQWFWDGHEHVDPAKEANAQKIRLSNHTTTLAIEFARQGRDWETELKQRAKEVSLMRELGLSASDEIQPKPSTKVTEDNAEDTARAA is encoded by the coding sequence ATGAAACATTGGGCGCGAGCCGATGGTTTGTCGTCAGCTGCAGCGAATAGCCCCGATGTGAGGCGAACCCTTCGCAATCGGTCGCGATACGAGGTCGCCAACAACAGCTACGCTCGCGGGATCACGCTGACCCTCGCCAATGACGTGGTTGGCACCGGGCCGCGTTTGCAAATGTTGACAGCGGATGACGCTGCAAATCGCTTTGTTGAACAAGAGTTCTTCGCCTGGGCCGAAGCAGTTGGATTGGCCGAAAAGCTGCGGACGATGCGGCTCGCCCGCGTTTCGGATGGCGAATCGTTTGGTTTGCTGACCAGCAACGAACGAGTTGACTCAACCGTGAAGCTCGACGTGCGGTTGATCGAAGCCGACCAAGTGGCTTCGCCGACGTTGGTTGCAGACCGCTCTCGCTACATCGACGGCATTCAGTTTGATGTCGACGGAAACCCGCTCAGCTACGACGTGCTTCGCGAACATCCTGGCGATGTCACGTTCACGATCGACGAAGAATTCGACACGGTGCCGGCATCCGCGGTGCTTCACTACTTCCGCTGCGATCGTCCGGGGCAGATTCGCGGCATCCCTGACATCACGCCGGCACTGCCTCTATTCGCACAACTACGCCGCTTCACGCTTGCCGTACTTGCCGCTGCCGAAACTGCGGCTGACTTTGCCGGCATCCTCTACACCGACGCGCCGGCCAATGGCGAAGCCGACGCTGCCGAACCGTTCGAGCCAATCGAACTTGAAAAGCGAATGCTGCTCACGATGCCTGGCGGATGGAAGATGGCTCAAATGAAGTCGGAGCAACCTTCGACCACCTACGCCGAGTTCAAGAAAGAGATTCTCAATGAGATCGCTCGTTGCTTGAACATGCCGTTCAATGTCGCCGCAGGGAATTCCTCGGGATACAACTACGCGAGTGGGCGTCTCGATCACCAAACCTACTTCAAGTCGATCCGTGTTGAGCAAACGCAACTTGCTCGCGTCGTTCTGGATCGCGTTTTGATTGCTTGGCTTCGCGAAGCCATTCTCATCGAGGGCTATCTGCCCAATTCGCTTCGCACGCTCGACTCCACGTTCGAGCATCAATGGTTTTGGGACGGGCACGAGCACGTCGATCCCGCCAAAGAAGCCAACGCCCAAAAGATCCGTCTCTCGAATCATACGACGACTCTGGCCATCGAATTTGCGCGGCAGGGGCGTGATTGGGAGACGGAACTCAAACAGCGTGCCAAAGAAGTGTCGCTGATGCGTGAGCTTGGTCTGTCGGCCAGCGATGAAATTCAACCCAAACCCTCAACCAAGGTCACGGAAGACAATGCCGAAGACACAGCACGCGCCGCTTGA